The following proteins come from a genomic window of Flavobacterium crocinum:
- a CDS encoding META domain-containing protein — MKKIIPLLLLLSLIVGCKTSAGKTSETKETAQQGVNQDDMNFYFKATGNEPFWGVKIGNDNIVFTSLIPGKESITFPAVDAIRAMDANVKMYKVSNETASGIITIQQLDCQDSMSGAISPYSVKVEIKNNSELEFKKLSGCGKYITDYRLHDIWVLEELNGYKVFATDFQKEFPRIEINSAENRFSGYGGCNPLSGQIFYEKDVLRFSKVLSTLMACPSGNKEGEFTKALQSTTTYSIGNNQLILSNPSGKLAVFKKVD, encoded by the coding sequence ATGAAAAAAATAATACCACTTTTGCTTTTACTGTCTTTGATAGTGGGCTGTAAAACTTCGGCAGGCAAAACTTCAGAGACAAAAGAAACTGCTCAACAAGGAGTAAATCAGGACGATATGAACTTTTATTTTAAAGCAACTGGAAACGAGCCATTTTGGGGAGTCAAAATAGGAAATGATAATATTGTTTTTACTTCACTAATTCCGGGGAAAGAAAGTATCACTTTTCCTGCGGTTGACGCCATCAGAGCTATGGACGCGAATGTAAAAATGTATAAGGTAAGCAACGAAACTGCTTCCGGAATTATTACAATTCAGCAGTTGGATTGTCAGGATTCGATGTCTGGTGCGATTTCGCCTTACAGTGTGAAAGTCGAAATAAAAAATAACTCTGAATTAGAATTTAAAAAACTTAGCGGATGCGGAAAATACATTACCGATTATCGACTTCATGATATCTGGGTTTTGGAAGAATTAAATGGTTACAAAGTTTTTGCAACTGATTTTCAAAAGGAATTTCCGCGAATCGAAATTAATTCGGCAGAAAACAGATTTTCTGGTTATGGTGGTTGTAATCCTTTAAGCGGGCAGATTTTTTATGAAAAGGATGTTCTGCGATTTTCAAAGGTTCTTTCTACTCTTATGGCTTGCCCTTCTGGGAATAAGGAGGGAGAGTTTACTAAAGCGTTGCAAAGCACAACTACGTATTCTATAGGTAATAATCAGTTGATTTTGTCCAATCCTTCTGGGAAATTGGCTGTTTTTAAGAAGGTGGATTAA
- the nirB gene encoding nitrite reductase large subunit NirB, which translates to MIRVIVVGNGMVGYKFCEKFIAKSGQEKYQITVFGEEPRRAYDRVHLSEYFGGKTADDLSLSTTEWYAENNIILNTSELITDINRDQKTIHTHLEKTHTYDYLVLATGSSAFVPPIDGVEKEGVFVYRTIEDLDAIMAYAKKIKIKGATEAAVLGGGLLGLEAAKAVRDLGLNPHVVEFAPRLMPRQLDQGASDMLQAKIEELNIGIHLNKATQYIDGKESITGMMFANDELLKVDMLVISAGIKPRDELARVSGLEVGLRGGIVVNNQMQTSDPSIFAIGEVALYNQNIYGLVAPGYEMADVAAEQILNGDKTMRETIDMSTQLKLIGVEVASFGDPFIENENVTAIIYENKLSGIYKRINVTKDSKTLLGGILVGDSSDYNSLFQIYSNAMTLPKNPEDLILGSRDGSEGSSLGSVMDLPDTAVICSCENVTKGAICCKILDESCSSLSDVVKATKATSGCGGCKPMVSDLVKATQKSLGKEVKEVICEHFNYNRQELFDLVKINKYENFYDVLDHHGKGDGCEICKPVVASIFSSIYNDTANKHVTTQDTNDRFLANIQRNGTYSVVPRVAGGEITAEKLIVIGEVAKQFDLYTKITGAQRVDLFGAHLSDLPKIWKILIDNGFESGHAYGKSLRAVKSCVGNAWCRYGMDDSAGFAIELENRYKGIRSPHKLKGGVSACIRECAEARGKDFGLIAVEGGWNLYIAGNGGANPKHAVLLAEKIDKETVIKYMDRFLMYYIRTAGPLIRTSTWLEKLDGGLEYLKEVIIEDSLGICETLEAEMQTLVNTFECEWKQVLEKPRLLKRFNHFINSDEKDDNAVFVPLRDQKMPKAWS; encoded by the coding sequence ATGATTAGAGTAATAGTAGTTGGAAACGGCATGGTTGGTTATAAATTTTGCGAAAAATTCATTGCAAAATCAGGACAGGAAAAGTATCAAATCACAGTATTTGGAGAAGAACCAAGGCGCGCTTACGATCGCGTTCATTTAAGCGAATACTTTGGAGGAAAAACAGCTGACGATTTATCATTATCAACAACCGAATGGTACGCAGAAAACAATATTATTCTGAATACATCGGAACTAATTACAGATATTAATCGTGATCAAAAAACAATACATACGCATTTAGAGAAAACCCATACGTACGACTACTTAGTTTTAGCTACAGGCTCTTCTGCTTTTGTACCTCCAATTGACGGAGTTGAAAAAGAAGGTGTTTTTGTATACAGAACTATCGAAGATCTTGACGCGATTATGGCTTACGCCAAAAAAATAAAAATAAAAGGTGCAACCGAAGCTGCAGTTTTAGGTGGAGGATTATTAGGATTAGAAGCTGCAAAAGCCGTTCGAGATTTAGGATTGAATCCGCATGTGGTGGAATTTGCGCCACGTTTAATGCCGAGACAATTGGATCAAGGAGCGAGTGATATGCTACAAGCTAAAATTGAAGAATTAAACATCGGAATTCATCTTAACAAAGCTACGCAATATATTGACGGTAAAGAAAGTATAACGGGAATGATGTTTGCAAACGACGAATTGTTAAAAGTAGACATGTTGGTTATATCTGCCGGAATTAAACCTCGCGATGAACTGGCTCGAGTTTCAGGACTTGAGGTTGGTTTGAGAGGTGGAATCGTGGTAAACAATCAAATGCAGACATCAGATCCTTCTATTTTTGCTATTGGCGAAGTAGCACTTTATAATCAAAACATTTACGGATTGGTTGCTCCAGGTTACGAAATGGCCGATGTTGCGGCCGAGCAAATCTTAAATGGTGATAAAACCATGAGAGAAACCATCGATATGTCGACACAATTGAAATTAATTGGCGTTGAAGTGGCGAGTTTTGGCGATCCTTTTATCGAAAATGAAAATGTAACGGCCATTATTTATGAAAATAAATTAAGCGGAATTTATAAAAGAATCAACGTAACCAAAGATTCTAAAACGCTTTTGGGCGGAATTTTAGTCGGCGATTCCAGCGATTACAATTCGCTTTTCCAGATTTACAGCAACGCGATGACATTACCTAAAAATCCGGAAGATTTGATTTTAGGTTCTCGCGACGGTTCTGAAGGTTCATCTTTAGGAAGCGTTATGGATTTACCAGACACAGCCGTAATTTGTTCTTGCGAAAATGTAACTAAAGGTGCGATCTGCTGTAAAATTTTAGACGAAAGTTGTTCTTCTTTATCAGATGTCGTTAAAGCAACCAAAGCAACTTCAGGCTGTGGAGGATGTAAACCAATGGTTTCAGATTTGGTAAAAGCGACTCAAAAATCTCTAGGAAAAGAAGTAAAAGAAGTGATCTGCGAGCATTTCAATTACAACCGTCAGGAGTTATTCGATTTGGTAAAAATCAATAAATACGAGAATTTCTACGATGTTCTGGATCATCACGGAAAAGGTGACGGTTGCGAAATCTGCAAACCTGTTGTAGCTTCAATTTTCTCTAGTATTTACAACGATACTGCCAACAAACACGTAACCACACAAGATACAAACGACAGATTTTTAGCAAACATTCAACGAAACGGAACGTATTCTGTAGTTCCAAGAGTTGCCGGAGGCGAAATTACTGCCGAAAAATTAATCGTAATTGGTGAAGTAGCCAAACAATTCGATTTATACACTAAAATCACAGGAGCACAGAGAGTTGATTTATTCGGAGCACATTTAAGTGATTTGCCGAAAATCTGGAAAATCTTAATAGATAATGGTTTTGAAAGCGGTCACGCTTACGGAAAATCGCTTCGTGCAGTAAAAAGCTGTGTTGGAAATGCTTGGTGCCGTTACGGAATGGACGACAGCGCCGGATTTGCCATCGAATTGGAAAATAGATATAAAGGAATCCGTTCTCCACATAAATTAAAAGGAGGAGTTTCAGCATGCATTCGCGAATGCGCAGAAGCCCGCGGAAAAGATTTCGGATTAATTGCCGTTGAAGGCGGATGGAATTTATACATCGCAGGGAATGGTGGAGCGAATCCAAAACACGCGGTTTTATTGGCTGAAAAAATTGATAAAGAAACCGTAATAAAATACATGGACAGATTTTTAATGTATTATATCCGTACCGCTGGCCCGCTAATCCGAACTTCAACCTGGTTAGAAAAATTAGACGGGGGCTTAGAATATTTAAAAGAAGTAATCATCGAAGACAGCCTAGGAATCTGCGAAACGCTTGAAGCCGAAATGCAGACTTTAGTAAACACTTTCGAATGCGAATGGAAACAAGTGCTGGAAAAACCAAGATTATTGAAACGTTTCAATCACTTTATAAACTCAGACGAAAAAGACGATAATGCCGTTTTTGTTCCCCTAAGAGATCAAAAAATGCCAAAAGCTTGGTCATAA
- the nirD gene encoding nitrite reductase small subunit NirD: protein MEEILNQYETVHASDATIWFKAGKVEDFPTNRGGCIKYKNKQIAIFNFTRRNEWYACQNACPHKMEMVLSRGMTGSADDIPKIACPMHKKTFSLVDGSNLNGEEYSIATYPIKIVENEVFVGFVD, encoded by the coding sequence ATGGAAGAAATCTTAAATCAATACGAAACGGTTCATGCGAGCGATGCTACAATTTGGTTCAAAGCAGGTAAAGTTGAAGATTTCCCGACCAACCGAGGCGGATGCATCAAATACAAAAACAAACAAATTGCCATTTTCAATTTCACACGCAGAAATGAATGGTACGCTTGCCAAAACGCCTGTCCGCATAAAATGGAAATGGTGTTATCAAGAGGAATGACAGGATCTGCCGACGATATTCCGAAAATCGCCTGCCCAATGCATAAAAAGACTTTTTCGTTAGTTGATGGTTCTAACTTAAACGGCGAAGAATATAGCATCGCAACTTACCCAATTAAGATTGTAGAAAACGAAGTTTTTGTTGGATTTGTAGACTGA
- a CDS encoding DUF4202 domain-containing protein, with protein sequence MTTPFQKASEWIDAENAQDPNIETDQNKEYPKELLYSNRMYERLMQFEPNASEEIQIASKAQHICRWKVARESYPMDRVGYLKWREELKKFHAKTTAEILEKAGYDQTFIDRVSFLIEKKLLKKDHETQLLEDVICLVFLEYYLEPFVHKHDEEKLKNIIKKTWDKMSDKGHQEALKINYTEENLNLIKASLGL encoded by the coding sequence ATGACTACACCTTTTCAAAAAGCAAGCGAATGGATTGATGCCGAAAACGCACAAGACCCAAACATCGAAACCGACCAAAACAAAGAATATCCAAAAGAATTATTGTATTCCAACAGGATGTACGAAAGACTGATGCAGTTTGAACCCAATGCATCCGAAGAAATCCAAATCGCATCAAAAGCACAACACATCTGTCGATGGAAAGTCGCTCGCGAATCGTACCCAATGGATCGTGTTGGTTATTTGAAATGGAGAGAAGAATTGAAAAAATTCCACGCAAAAACTACTGCCGAAATACTAGAAAAAGCAGGTTACGACCAGACTTTTATCGATCGCGTTTCATTTTTAATAGAGAAAAAATTACTTAAAAAAGATCACGAAACACAATTATTAGAAGATGTAATTTGTCTTGTTTTCCTTGAATATTATTTAGAACCTTTCGTACACAAACACGACGAAGAAAAACTAAAAAACATCATCAAAAAAACCTGGGATAAAATGTCGGACAAAGGACATCAGGAAGCCTTAAAAATCAACTATACTGAAGAAAATCTGAATCTTATAAAAGCTTCTTTAGGACTATAA
- a CDS encoding sensor histidine kinase, with translation MKKSNQEEDKITFKNLRRLYFFALLTIALTIIVSQILVQYNLNQQLSDSKIINFSGKQRMLSQKIVKEVLILHYVSDTASTKQISHLNEVLALWKKNQNALENGSDSLAFPKEKSETLSKLYLEINPIFNKIAQTTDSFLLNLKQKKTTAENQKFVNIILENEGIFLSKMNQIVTQYDLEAHEKVTEQRRIEYWIFGFTLLILVLEFFFIFKPTNKKIERLITRLLSSEKKALKLAYDTEILSEIKENSVKELKSLNYAMENTLLYCRIAPDGSIIHIGEKFAKLLNYTKFSSNKKFSEVLTVDEKEQTNFDRLIFEKQRSGWQGEISILNKENETIWLDLSMVPVMIKKDELELLIVCFNITERKKAQREVERLNLENTTEKINQQKIISSKIVENQENEQNRIAKEIHDGIGQMLTGLKFSLESINLDDREKSEQKIEYLKKLSLDIIKGVRTATFNLMPPELSDHGIVSSLAKLTQELSKLTGKEILFYNKTDFDRRLDSLIEINIYRLTQEAINNAIKYAESSHIIVQLSHSETLLSIIIDDNGKGFDINSVDKKRNSESGMGLLFMKERIQYINGRVFINSIPGEGTRITFNIPILK, from the coding sequence ATGAAGAAAAGCAATCAGGAAGAAGACAAAATCACGTTCAAAAATTTACGCCGTCTGTATTTTTTTGCGCTTCTTACTATTGCCTTAACCATAATTGTGAGTCAGATTTTAGTGCAATACAATCTGAATCAGCAGTTAAGCGATTCTAAAATCATTAATTTTTCGGGAAAACAACGAATGCTGAGCCAGAAAATCGTCAAAGAAGTTCTGATTCTGCATTATGTTTCTGATACCGCTTCTACCAAACAAATTTCGCATTTAAATGAAGTTTTAGCACTTTGGAAGAAAAACCAAAACGCACTCGAAAACGGTAGTGACAGCTTAGCTTTTCCAAAAGAAAAATCAGAAACACTTTCTAAATTATATCTCGAAATCAATCCGATTTTCAACAAAATTGCACAAACAACCGATTCCTTTTTACTGAATTTAAAACAGAAAAAAACAACTGCCGAAAACCAAAAATTCGTAAACATTATTTTAGAAAACGAAGGCATTTTCCTTTCTAAAATGAATCAAATCGTAACACAATACGATCTCGAAGCGCACGAAAAAGTAACCGAACAACGCCGAATAGAATACTGGATTTTCGGTTTCACACTTTTAATTCTGGTTTTAGAATTCTTCTTCATTTTCAAACCTACAAATAAAAAAATCGAACGATTAATTACAAGACTTTTATCTTCCGAAAAGAAAGCTCTAAAGCTCGCATACGACACTGAAATTCTCAGTGAAATCAAAGAAAATTCGGTTAAAGAGTTAAAATCGCTCAATTACGCAATGGAAAATACTTTACTCTATTGCCGAATTGCGCCCGACGGTTCGATCATTCACATCGGAGAAAAATTTGCCAAACTACTTAATTACACCAAGTTTTCATCCAACAAAAAATTCTCCGAAGTTTTAACCGTCGACGAAAAAGAACAAACCAATTTCGACCGACTAATTTTCGAAAAACAACGAAGTGGCTGGCAAGGTGAAATCAGTATTTTAAACAAAGAAAACGAAACCATTTGGCTTGATTTATCAATGGTTCCGGTCATGATCAAAAAAGACGAATTAGAACTTTTAATCGTCTGTTTTAACATCACCGAACGCAAAAAAGCACAACGCGAAGTCGAACGTTTAAACCTCGAAAACACAACAGAAAAAATCAATCAGCAAAAGATTATTTCGAGCAAAATTGTAGAAAATCAGGAAAACGAACAAAACCGAATCGCCAAAGAAATTCACGACGGAATCGGGCAAATGCTTACGGGTTTAAAATTCAGTTTAGAAAGCATCAATCTCGATGACAGAGAAAAATCAGAACAAAAAATTGAGTATTTAAAGAAACTTTCGCTAGACATTATAAAAGGTGTCCGCACCGCAACTTTCAACCTAATGCCACCGGAATTAAGCGATCACGGAATCGTTTCTTCATTGGCAAAACTCACACAAGAACTCTCAAAACTAACCGGAAAAGAAATCCTTTTCTACAACAAAACCGATTTCGACCGACGTCTGGATTCCTTAATCGAGATCAACATTTATCGCCTTACGCAAGAAGCCATCAACAACGCCATAAAATACGCCGAATCGTCGCATATAATCGTCCAGCTTTCCCACAGTGAAACACTTTTAAGCATCATCATCGACGACAACGGAAAAGGTTTCGACATCAATTCCGTCGACAAAAAACGCAACAGCGAATCCGGAATGGGACTTTTATTCATGAAAGAAAGAATTCAATACATCAATGGACGCGTTTTCATCAACTCCATTCCCGGCGAAGGAACGAGAATTACGTTCAACATCCCGATTCTTAAATGA
- a CDS encoding IS110 family RNA-guided transposase, producing the protein MKNIIIGIDISKKTLDICVKEEAINYFTIENEINDITRFFKRYAKENVILAMENTGRYNWNIFEALEKFNFKVYVISALHIKKSIGLVRGKNDKIDALRICSFIEKNYQENREWKPSSSSIKKIKILLTERALRIKIKKQLMVQQHDYKLMKGIGLDKELKNLNIKLIKSIEAQIMIIENDIEAIILKNENLNHQQKLIKSVPGVGQVLSWTLLSKTEGFTVITDPRKMACYSGVVPFDFQSGTSLKKRPGVSMLADKNLKTVLHMAAMSAIRLDNDLRKYYIRKVDEGKNKMSVLNAVRNKIIHRVFAVIKNQTSYQKDLVLS; encoded by the coding sequence ATGAAAAACATTATTATCGGAATTGATATCAGCAAAAAGACTTTAGATATCTGCGTAAAAGAAGAGGCTATTAATTATTTTACTATTGAAAATGAAATTAATGACATTACTCGTTTTTTTAAAAGATATGCTAAAGAAAATGTAATTCTGGCAATGGAAAATACAGGCAGATACAACTGGAATATCTTTGAAGCATTGGAAAAATTTAACTTTAAGGTTTATGTTATATCAGCTCTGCATATCAAAAAAAGCATTGGTCTTGTCAGAGGGAAAAATGATAAAATCGATGCACTGCGTATCTGCAGTTTCATTGAGAAAAATTATCAGGAGAACAGAGAATGGAAGCCGAGCTCCTCTTCTATAAAAAAAATAAAAATACTATTGACAGAAAGAGCTTTAAGAATAAAAATCAAAAAACAGCTTATGGTTCAGCAGCATGACTACAAATTAATGAAAGGTATTGGGCTGGATAAAGAGTTAAAAAACTTAAACATCAAACTTATTAAAAGTATTGAGGCACAAATTATGATTATTGAAAATGATATTGAAGCTATAATCCTAAAGAATGAAAATCTAAACCACCAGCAGAAATTGATAAAATCTGTTCCTGGAGTGGGTCAAGTTTTATCTTGGACATTATTATCTAAAACAGAAGGTTTTACAGTTATAACTGATCCAAGAAAAATGGCATGCTACAGCGGAGTTGTGCCTTTTGATTTTCAATCTGGAACATCATTAAAAAAAAGGCCCGGAGTATCAATGCTTGCTGATAAAAACCTAAAGACTGTTTTACACATGGCCGCAATGAGTGCAATTAGACTTGATAATGACTTAAGAAAATATTACATCCGAAAAGTTGATGAAGGAAAAAACAAAATGAGTGTTTTAAACGCTGTGAGAAACAAAATAATTCATCGAGTTTTTGCGGTAATAAAAAATCAAACCTCTTATCAAAAAGATTTGGTTTTATCATAG
- a CDS encoding response regulator transcription factor, with product MSNIIRVVLADDHVFVRDGIKSLLENEANIEVVGEAIDGADALDVVAETKPNLLIADIRMPNLTGIELVEKLRSESNDIKIIMLSMHESEEYVLKSIKAGADGYLLKGSSKEEFLKALHTVSAGGKYFSGDISSILIGQLTNPSNSLEPKQNLSDEMMITKREKEILTLLLSGKGNKEIAEALDISKRTAEVHRFNLMKKLKVKNLMELSNKATEYSLI from the coding sequence ATGAGTAATATCATTCGTGTAGTATTAGCAGATGACCATGTTTTTGTTCGAGACGGAATCAAATCTTTACTGGAAAACGAAGCAAACATTGAGGTTGTAGGCGAAGCAATCGATGGTGCCGACGCACTTGATGTTGTTGCTGAAACCAAACCCAATTTACTTATAGCCGATATTCGTATGCCAAACTTAACCGGTATCGAACTAGTAGAAAAACTTAGAAGCGAAAGCAATGATATAAAAATCATTATGCTTTCCATGCACGAATCAGAAGAATATGTATTGAAATCTATAAAAGCCGGCGCCGACGGATATTTACTAAAAGGATCTTCTAAAGAAGAATTCTTAAAAGCACTTCATACCGTTTCTGCTGGCGGAAAATACTTCAGTGGAGATATTTCTTCCATCTTAATTGGTCAATTAACAAATCCGTCTAATTCATTAGAACCGAAGCAAAACTTAAGCGACGAAATGATGATTACCAAAAGAGAAAAAGAAATCTTAACGTTGTTATTATCTGGAAAAGGCAACAAAGAAATCGCCGAAGCGCTTGACATCAGCAAACGAACTGCCGAAGTTCACCGTTTCAACCTAATGAAAAAGCTGAAAGTAAAAAACCTAATGGAGCTTTCAAACAAAGCAACTGAATACTCTTTAATTTAA
- a CDS encoding MFS transporter, translated as MKTTNSLSQSHKILFLNTLAFTVCFACWTLNGVLVTFLVDNGIFHWSVVQVGWLLGIPILTGSIMRLPIGILTDKFGGKYVFSLLLLLSSIPLFLLPYADSFFMFALLSFFFGMVGTSFAVGIGYTSIWYPKEWQGRALGIFGMGNAGAAITTFLAPSLLNHFSANDPQNGWKILPIIYAVSLVVIGIAFLIFTQNKKPESSTKTVSQMLVPLKSQRVWRFGAYYFLVFGCFVAYSQWLLPNFMNVYQTSLVMGGLFATMFSLPSGVIRAFGGYLSDKFGARKVMYWVLGSSVILSALLSIPKMEITTSGPGILAAKKGVVNQISDKTVKVGDKEYPIAQKTANTSENTIFPTTSSWQDVVVSHNQSVAKKELIAKGVTVIKFDANMWVFLVLVILIGISWGIGKAAVYKHIPEYFPSEVGVVGGMVGMIGGLGGFFGPIIFGYLLTATGIWSSSWIFILLFSTGCLVWMHYTITKKVKEKKVALEKPAKEQQLTPVMN; from the coding sequence ATGAAAACGACAAACTCATTATCGCAATCACACAAAATTTTATTTTTGAACACATTGGCTTTTACAGTGTGTTTTGCCTGCTGGACCTTAAACGGGGTTCTGGTAACCTTTTTAGTTGATAACGGAATTTTCCATTGGAGCGTTGTTCAGGTTGGATGGCTTTTAGGGATTCCTATTTTAACAGGTTCCATTATGCGTCTTCCCATTGGAATCCTTACAGATAAATTTGGTGGAAAATATGTTTTTTCCCTTTTACTATTGTTAAGTTCAATTCCACTCTTCCTCCTTCCCTACGCCGACAGTTTTTTCATGTTTGCCTTACTAAGTTTCTTCTTCGGAATGGTTGGAACCAGTTTTGCAGTCGGAATTGGTTATACTTCAATCTGGTATCCAAAAGAATGGCAAGGACGCGCTTTAGGTATTTTCGGAATGGGAAATGCCGGTGCCGCAATTACCACTTTTTTAGCACCTTCATTATTAAATCATTTCTCAGCAAATGACCCTCAAAATGGATGGAAAATACTTCCTATAATTTATGCTGTTTCTTTGGTTGTAATTGGCATTGCCTTTTTAATTTTCACTCAAAATAAAAAACCAGAAAGCAGTACCAAAACGGTTTCACAAATGCTTGTTCCCTTAAAATCTCAAAGAGTTTGGCGTTTTGGAGCTTATTATTTCTTAGTATTTGGTTGTTTTGTGGCGTATTCACAATGGCTTTTACCAAACTTCATGAATGTGTATCAAACCAGTTTAGTAATGGGCGGTTTGTTTGCCACTATGTTTAGTTTGCCATCAGGAGTTATTCGTGCATTTGGCGGTTATTTATCAGATAAATTCGGAGCACGAAAAGTAATGTACTGGGTTTTGGGTTCATCAGTAATTTTAAGCGCATTATTATCAATTCCTAAAATGGAAATTACGACTTCTGGTCCTGGAATATTAGCCGCTAAAAAAGGCGTTGTAAACCAAATCAGCGATAAAACCGTAAAAGTTGGAGATAAAGAATATCCCATTGCGCAAAAAACAGCAAATACATCTGAAAATACTATTTTTCCAACCACTTCAAGCTGGCAGGATGTAGTCGTATCACACAATCAAAGTGTTGCGAAAAAAGAGCTTATCGCCAAAGGTGTAACGGTTATTAAATTTGATGCTAATATGTGGGTTTTTCTTGTTTTAGTAATCCTGATCGGAATTTCTTGGGGAATTGGTAAAGCGGCGGTTTACAAACATATTCCAGAATACTTCCCAAGTGAAGTTGGGGTTGTAGGCGGAATGGTTGGAATGATAGGCGGATTAGGCGGTTTCTTCGGACCTATAATTTTCGGGTATCTTTTAACTGCAACCGGAATCTGGTCAAGTTCATGGATTTTTATTTTACTGTTCTCAACTGGCTGTTTGGTTTGGATGCATTATACCATTACCAAAAAGGTTAAAGAGAAAAAAGTAGCATTAGAAAAACCAGCTAAAGAACAACAACTTACTCCCGTAATGAATTAA